In Zea mays cultivar B73 chromosome 7, Zm-B73-REFERENCE-NAM-5.0, whole genome shotgun sequence, the following proteins share a genomic window:
- the LOC103633168 gene encoding uncharacterized protein, protein MATNAIVVNITLDGQNYPEWAFCVETALRGHGLLFHLTDAAPVLADDRHNAADIKTWQLNDGKVMAAMVNSVKPSMIMSLSKFKTAKAIWSHLKERFFQDSGALLHTLMQQTHVIEQNDMSIDEYYSAFDRLMSALTSMVPACTVDPCPAHKFIEKFFTYRFVMGVRTEFDSLRARLLQGSDTLTMAKALSDLLAEETRLNSLSSTGGNPHSVLAAAQKPKNIFKPCDHCGKTNHRSELCFVKFPEKLTDFRARRAARGRGPGPSTRGSVVVAATSSACTSESAWVLDSGASFHVTSDQSKLASTTPVIDGASVQTADGPSHRGSDWDWPSP, encoded by the exons ATGGCGACAAATGCTATTGTGGTCAATATCACTCTCGATGGTCAAAATTATCCGGAGTGGGCTTTCTGTGTTGAGACTGCACTCCGGGGACATGGATTACTCTTCCATTTGACTGATGCGGCACCTGTTCTTGCTGATGATCGTCACAATGCTGCTGATATCAAAACATGGCAACTTAATGATGGTAAAGTGATGGCTGCTATGGTGAACAGCGTCAAACCGTCTATGATTATGAGTTTGTCTAAATTTAAAACTGCTAAAGCCATCTGGTCTCATTTGAAGGAGCGTTTTTTTCAGGACAGTGGTGCTCTATTACACACCCTCATGCAGCAGACACATGTTATTGAGCAAAATGATATGAGTATTGATGAGTACTACTCAGCCTTTGATCGCCTGATGAGTGCTTTGACATCCATGGTGCCTGCTTGTACTGTTGATCCATGTCCAGCTCATAAGTTTATTGAGAAGTTCTTCACTTACAGATTTGTTATGGGTGTTCGGACCGAGTTTGATTCTCTTCGTGCTCGTTTACTTCAGGGTTCTGACACTCTCACAATGGCTAAGGCGTTGTCTGATTTACTCGCTGAAGAGACTCGTCTTAATTCTCTTTCCTCTACTGGTGGTAATCCTCACAGTGTGTTGGCTGCTGCCCAGAAACCTAAGAATATTTTTAAGCCTTGTGATCATTGTGGCAAGACCAATCATCGATCTGAGCTTTGCTTTGTCAAGTTTCCTGAGAAGTTGACTGATTTCCGTGCACGACGTGCTGCTCGTGGTCGTGGTCCAGGACCATCTACTAGAGGCTCAGTTGTTGTTGCTGCCACTTCGTCCGCTTGTACTTCAGAGTCGGCCTGGGTACTTGATTCAGGAGCCTCCTTTCATGTCACATCTGATCAGTCAAAGTTGGCTTCTACTACACCTGTCATAGATGGTGCTTCAGTGCAGACAGCTGATG GACCTTCGCACAGGGGAAGTGATTGGGACTGGCCGTCGCCGTAG